The following coding sequences lie in one Euhalothece natronophila Z-M001 genomic window:
- a CDS encoding FAD binding domain-containing protein, with product MKQFGYVRAHSTQEAVQNAIAQQDSLYIAGGTNVVDRLKAFLDEPSRLIDVSRLDLNQIESTSDGGVKIGALVTNTAVANHPRIRQDYPLLSRAILSGASQQIRNVATVGGNLLQRTRCPYYYDTAFACNKRQPHSGCSAREGINRMHAILGASEHCIAVHPSDMAVALTALDAVVEVEGSNGVREIPVSQFHRLPGETPQWDSHLEVGELITAVKLPPHPTAKTGVYLKLRDRASFSFALVSVAAMVSVTNNVIQKAYLALGGVAHKPWRLWETEAYLQGKSADAETWQQATEMALQDAQPLSHNHFKVDLSKRAMERALKLSAERGSET from the coding sequence ACAAGAGGCTGTCCAAAACGCGATCGCGCAACAGGATTCTTTATATATTGCTGGTGGCACCAATGTAGTGGATCGGTTAAAGGCGTTTTTAGATGAGCCTTCGAGGCTGATTGATGTTTCTCGGTTGGATCTCAATCAAATTGAGTCCACTTCGGATGGCGGCGTAAAAATTGGGGCACTGGTCACTAATACTGCCGTTGCCAATCATCCCCGCATTCGACAAGATTATCCTCTATTGTCGCGAGCGATCTTATCGGGGGCATCACAACAGATTCGTAATGTGGCAACAGTGGGCGGAAACTTACTCCAGCGCACTCGTTGCCCTTACTACTATGACACTGCCTTTGCTTGTAATAAACGGCAACCTCACAGCGGCTGTTCTGCTAGAGAGGGGATTAACCGGATGCACGCTATTTTAGGAGCGAGTGAACACTGCATTGCCGTTCATCCCTCTGATATGGCAGTGGCACTGACGGCTCTGGATGCTGTGGTGGAAGTGGAAGGAAGCAATGGCGTGCGAGAAATTCCCGTGAGTCAATTTCACCGTTTGCCGGGAGAAACGCCTCAATGGGATAGCCATTTGGAAGTCGGGGAACTCATTACTGCGGTTAAATTACCTCCCCATCCTACTGCGAAAACAGGTGTTTATTTGAAACTGCGCGATCGCGCTTCTTTTTCCTTTGCCCTTGTCTCAGTGGCAGCCATGGTTTCGGTGACCAATAATGTCATTCAAAAAGCCTATCTTGCCTTGGGAGGGGTAGCCCACAAACCGTGGCGATTATGGGAAACAGAAGCCTATCTTCAAGGAAAGTCAGCAGATGCCGAAACTTGGCAACAGGCAACCGAGATGGCATTGCAAGATGCACAACCGCTATCTCACAATCATTTTAAAGTTGATCTGAGTAAACGAGCCATGGAACGAGCTCTTAAATTGTCCGCCGAGAGGGGAAGTGAAACATGA